The following proteins come from a genomic window of Ferrovibrio sp. MS7:
- a CDS encoding MBL fold metallo-hydrolase: protein MALQISPHFHEPTFTVAYLLWDDATRQAAVIDPVLDFDAKSGRTHTQSVDALLAEVERRGLEVRWSLETHAHADHLSAAPVVRSRTGARTVIGERITQVQKVFKPIFDAGDLATDGSAFDHLAKDGERLPLGNLEIEVIPTPGHTPACVSYRIADAVFVGDTLFMPDYGTARCDFPGGNAATLYRSIRRLLSLPPETRLFMCHDYKAPGREAYAWETTVAAQRQGNVHVHDGIDEAAFVAMREARDRKLDMPALILPSVQVNIRAGEMPPPSENGIRYLKLPVNTL, encoded by the coding sequence ATGGCGCTGCAGATTTCTCCGCATTTCCACGAACCCACCTTTACGGTTGCCTACCTGCTTTGGGATGACGCCACGCGGCAGGCGGCGGTAATTGATCCGGTGCTGGATTTCGATGCCAAGTCTGGCCGCACCCACACCCAGTCGGTTGATGCGCTGCTGGCCGAGGTGGAGCGGCGCGGTCTTGAGGTGCGCTGGTCGTTGGAAACCCATGCCCATGCCGATCATCTTTCCGCCGCCCCGGTGGTGCGCAGCCGTACCGGTGCCCGCACTGTGATCGGTGAACGCATCACCCAGGTGCAGAAGGTATTCAAGCCGATCTTCGATGCCGGCGATCTGGCAACCGATGGCTCCGCCTTTGATCATTTGGCGAAGGATGGCGAAAGGCTGCCGCTCGGCAACCTGGAGATCGAGGTGATCCCGACGCCAGGCCATACCCCCGCCTGTGTCAGCTACCGCATTGCCGATGCTGTGTTCGTCGGCGACACATTATTCATGCCTGATTACGGCACAGCGCGCTGTGATTTTCCTGGTGGCAATGCCGCCACGTTGTATCGTTCGATCCGCAGATTGCTCAGCCTGCCGCCGGAAACGCGGCTGTTCATGTGCCACGACTACAAGGCGCCGGGCCGCGAGGCTTATGCCTGGGAAACCACGGTGGCGGCACAGCGCCAGGGCAATGTCCATGTACATGACGGGATCGACGAGGCGGCTTTTGTTGCCATGCGCGAGGCACGCGACCGCAAACTCGACATGCCGGCGCTGATCCTGCCTTCAGTGCAGGTGAATATCCGCGCCGGTGAGATGCCGCCGCCATCGGAGAATGGCATCCGTTATCTCAAACTGCCGGTGAACACCCTTTAA